From the Desulfurobacteriaceae bacterium genome, one window contains:
- the gatC gene encoding Asp-tRNA(Asn)/Glu-tRNA(Gln) amidotransferase subunit GatC, translating into MKLSKDTVKHIAMLSRPELKEEEVEKFQKQLSQILDFVEKLNELNTDGIYPKF; encoded by the coding sequence ATGAAGCTCTCAAAAGATACTGTAAAACACATTGCTATGCTTTCAAGGCCTGAGTTAAAAGAAGAAGAGGTTGAAAAGTTCCAAAAACAACTTAGTCAAATTCTCGATTTTGTAGAAAAACTTAATGAACTTAACACCGACGGTATTTATCCAAAGTTC